A window of Halostella salina contains these coding sequences:
- a CDS encoding ABC transporter ATP-binding protein codes for MTAIRTEGLRKSYGDLTALSDLSLSVDEGELFGLLGPNGAGKSTTIGILTGQLRPDSGEVSVLGTDPTTDPVETRRRVGILPERESPPSFLTPREYFEFVGAVRGIDDEDREERVAEWADRLSFAEKLDTISTDLSRGQQQKAMIAGAFLHEPDLVFIDEPLANLDPIVQERTKRFFESYAADGNTLFFSTHHVEVAEEICTRVGIVGDGELLAERDPREMGDDESLLDIFLDNVDAPEAREAAPPEP; via the coding sequence ATGACCGCGATACGCACCGAGGGACTCCGGAAGTCCTACGGCGACCTGACGGCGCTTTCGGACCTCTCGCTTTCGGTCGACGAGGGCGAACTGTTCGGCCTGCTCGGGCCGAACGGCGCAGGGAAGTCGACGACCATCGGGATCCTCACGGGACAGCTCCGGCCGGACAGCGGCGAGGTGTCGGTTCTGGGCACCGACCCGACGACCGATCCGGTGGAGACCCGGCGGCGCGTCGGCATCCTCCCCGAGCGCGAGTCGCCGCCGAGCTTCCTCACGCCGCGAGAGTACTTCGAGTTCGTCGGCGCTGTCCGGGGGATCGACGACGAGGACCGCGAGGAACGCGTCGCCGAATGGGCCGACCGGCTCTCCTTCGCGGAGAAGCTCGATACGATCTCGACGGACCTCTCGCGGGGCCAACAGCAGAAGGCGATGATCGCCGGCGCGTTCCTCCACGAGCCGGATCTGGTGTTCATCGATGAGCCGCTGGCGAACCTCGACCCGATCGTCCAGGAGCGAACGAAGCGGTTCTTCGAGTCCTACGCCGCCGACGGGAACACGCTGTTCTTCTCGACCCACCACGTCGAGGTGGCGGAGGAGATCTGTACCCGGGTCGGCATCGTCGGGGACGGCGAACTGCTCGCCGAACGCGACCCGCGCGAGATGGGTGACGACGAGTCGCTGCTCGACATCTTCCTCGACAACGTCGACGCGCCCGAAGCCCGCGAGGCGGCACCTCCGGAGCCATGA
- a CDS encoding AAA family ATPase, translating into MNSQDSAAVELVVRGAEKRDAGRGVARIPEAARRKLGVLSGDTVVVRGERTTVAKVWPADGDVAADAILVDADTRANAGVQIGDSVVVAKRAVEDATSVTVAPPPSLDDVDAAVVERAVTSDLHDRPVSEGEQVRLERVADAPFRVVDTDPDGPVRVTTTTTVFTAPDSYEPDDSGVPADARDDGEAVVTYEDIGGLDEELELVREMIEIPLSEPELFRELGVDAPKGVLLYGPPGTGKTLIAKAVSNEVDAEFVTVHGPEIMSKYKGESEERLREAFDRAAENAPAVVFFDEIDSIAGDRDDSDGAENRVVAQLLSLMDGLDSREDVVVIGATNRPDAIDPALRRGGRFDREIGIGVPDEVGRREILQVQTRGMPLSDDVSLETLAARTHGFVGADLHALVTEAAMHALPRFREADDDEPREVTRADFDSALAAVEPSAMREYVAETPSTSFDDVGGLQDAKDTLTEAVEWPLAYDRLFEVTNTDPPSGVLLHGPPGTGKTLLARALAGETDVNFVHVNGPEIIDKYVGESEKAVREVFDRARQAAPSIVFFDEIDAVTARRGEGHEVTERVVSQLLTELDGLAENPNVVVLAATNRRDAIDPAILRPGRIDTHVEVPEPDEAARRKILAVHARGKPLADEVDLDALAAELAGYTGADLEAVVRDATMRAIRELADELGPEEANERAEEVEVTPAHFDAAVAAVDPSGR; encoded by the coding sequence ATGAACTCGCAGGATTCCGCCGCCGTCGAACTCGTCGTTCGGGGCGCGGAGAAGCGCGACGCCGGCCGCGGCGTCGCAAGGATCCCCGAGGCGGCGCGCCGGAAGCTTGGCGTTCTCTCCGGCGACACCGTCGTCGTCCGGGGCGAGCGGACGACCGTCGCCAAGGTGTGGCCCGCCGACGGCGACGTGGCCGCCGACGCCATCCTCGTCGACGCCGACACGCGGGCCAACGCCGGCGTGCAGATCGGCGACAGCGTCGTCGTCGCCAAGCGCGCCGTCGAGGACGCGACCTCGGTCACCGTCGCGCCGCCGCCGTCGCTCGACGACGTGGACGCGGCGGTCGTCGAACGGGCGGTCACCAGCGACCTCCACGACCGGCCGGTCAGCGAGGGCGAGCAGGTCCGCCTCGAACGCGTCGCCGACGCGCCGTTCAGGGTCGTCGACACCGACCCCGACGGGCCGGTCCGCGTGACCACGACGACGACGGTGTTTACCGCACCTGACTCGTACGAACCCGACGATTCCGGCGTCCCGGCGGACGCGCGCGACGACGGCGAGGCGGTCGTCACCTACGAGGACATCGGCGGGCTGGACGAGGAACTGGAACTCGTCCGGGAGATGATCGAGATCCCGCTGTCGGAGCCGGAGCTGTTCCGCGAACTCGGCGTCGACGCGCCGAAGGGCGTCCTGCTGTACGGGCCGCCGGGAACCGGGAAGACGCTCATCGCGAAAGCCGTCTCGAACGAGGTGGACGCGGAGTTCGTCACGGTCCACGGCCCGGAGATCATGTCGAAGTACAAGGGCGAGAGCGAGGAGCGCCTGCGCGAGGCGTTCGACCGCGCGGCGGAGAACGCGCCCGCCGTGGTCTTCTTCGACGAGATCGACTCCATCGCGGGCGACCGCGACGACAGCGACGGCGCTGAGAACCGCGTCGTCGCCCAGCTTCTCTCGCTGATGGACGGGCTGGACAGCCGCGAGGACGTGGTCGTCATCGGCGCGACGAACCGTCCGGATGCGATCGACCCGGCACTGCGGCGCGGCGGCCGCTTCGACCGCGAGATCGGTATCGGCGTGCCGGACGAGGTCGGCCGCCGGGAGATCCTGCAGGTCCAGACCCGCGGGATGCCGCTGTCCGACGACGTGTCGCTCGAAACGCTCGCCGCTCGGACCCACGGCTTCGTCGGCGCGGACCTCCACGCGCTGGTGACGGAGGCCGCCATGCACGCCCTCCCGCGGTTCCGCGAGGCCGACGACGACGAGCCGCGCGAGGTGACCCGCGCCGACTTCGATTCGGCGCTCGCGGCCGTCGAACCGTCGGCGATGCGGGAGTACGTCGCGGAGACGCCCTCGACCAGCTTCGATGACGTGGGTGGGTTGCAGGACGCCAAGGACACGCTCACCGAGGCCGTCGAGTGGCCGCTCGCCTACGACCGGCTGTTCGAGGTGACGAACACCGACCCGCCGAGCGGCGTCCTCCTGCACGGGCCGCCGGGCACCGGCAAGACTCTGCTCGCCCGCGCGCTGGCCGGCGAGACGGACGTGAACTTCGTCCACGTCAACGGCCCCGAGATCATCGACAAGTACGTCGGCGAGAGCGAGAAGGCCGTCCGGGAGGTGTTCGACCGCGCCCGGCAGGCCGCGCCGAGCATCGTCTTCTTCGACGAGATAGACGCCGTCACGGCCAGGCGCGGCGAGGGCCACGAGGTGACCGAGCGCGTCGTCTCACAGCTGCTGACCGAACTCGACGGCCTCGCGGAGAACCCGAACGTCGTCGTGCTGGCGGCGACGAACCGCCGCGACGCCATCGACCCGGCGATCCTCCGACCGGGCCGGATCGACACCCACGTCGAGGTGCCCGAGCCCGACGAGGCCGCCCGCCGGAAGATCCTCGCGGTCCACGCCCGCGGCAAGCCCCTCGCCGACGAGGTGGACCTGGACGCGCTCGCCGCCGAACTCGCGGGCTACACCGGTGCGGACCTCGAAGCGGTCGTCCGCGACGCGACGATGCGGGCGATCCGCGAACTCGCCGACGAACTCGGCCCCGAGGAAGCCAACGAGCGCGCCGAGGAGGTCGAGGTCACGCCGGCACATTTCGACGCCGCGGTCGCGGCGGTCGACCCGAGCGGCCGTTAG
- a CDS encoding 8-oxo-dGTP diphosphatase produces the protein MQDATLCHPVVDGELLLIRKQRGVGEGKLVGPGGKVETGETPAEAAQREVREELRVDPVGLAKRGEFAFHFRDGEADDDSMYVHVFAADGVDGEPRATAEAVPEWHPVDDPPYGEMWVDDRVWVPHLLAGETFAGEFVLSDDGESLRRYEMEIGVDLE, from the coding sequence ATGCAGGACGCGACGCTGTGTCACCCCGTCGTCGACGGCGAACTCCTCCTGATCCGCAAACAGCGCGGCGTCGGCGAGGGGAAACTCGTCGGCCCGGGCGGGAAGGTGGAGACCGGGGAGACGCCGGCGGAGGCCGCCCAGCGGGAAGTGCGCGAGGAGTTGCGGGTCGACCCGGTCGGGCTGGCAAAGCGCGGCGAGTTCGCCTTCCACTTCCGCGACGGCGAGGCCGACGACGACTCGATGTACGTCCACGTCTTCGCGGCCGACGGCGTGGACGGCGAACCGCGGGCGACCGCGGAGGCGGTGCCGGAGTGGCACCCGGTCGACGACCCGCCGTACGGCGAGATGTGGGTCGACGACCGCGTGTGGGTCCCGCACCTGCTGGCCGGCGAGACGTTTGCCGGCGAGTTCGTCCTGAGCGACGACGGCGAGTCGCTCCGCCGGTACGAGATGGAGATAGGGGTCGACCTGGAGTAG
- a CDS encoding DUF7128 family protein: MVVQTERDDMTWFECEACGLLFDDRDDARQHETNCDAEEPSYIQ; encoded by the coding sequence ATGGTCGTACAAACGGAGCGCGACGACATGACCTGGTTCGAGTGCGAGGCCTGCGGCCTGCTGTTCGACGACCGGGACGACGCGCGCCAGCACGAGACGAACTGCGACGCCGAGGAGCCGTCGTACATCCAGTGA
- a CDS encoding AbrB/MazE/SpoVT family DNA-binding domain-containing protein encodes MSTETDAQGRLYIPKEVREKYGQKYHIVMYEDRIELIPVADDPLAAVREAAGELHDASVEEIRADIEAEAKDEAEQVGGDR; translated from the coding sequence ATGTCAACAGAGACGGATGCACAGGGGCGGTTGTATATCCCGAAGGAGGTGCGCGAGAAGTACGGCCAGAAGTATCACATCGTCATGTACGAGGACAGAATCGAGCTGATTCCGGTCGCGGACGACCCGCTCGCGGCTGTCCGCGAGGCGGCAGGCGAACTCCACGACGCATCAGTCGAGGAAATCCGAGCGGATATCGAGGCCGAGGCGAAAGACGAGGCCGAGCAAGTAGGCGGCGACAGATGA
- a CDS encoding ABC transporter ATP-binding protein translates to MGGSGGSLAIDVDGLQLTYGDGTEAVRDVSIAVPEGEFFGFLGPNGAGKTTTIKVLATLLRPTGGDVHVNGFDVERDARAVRESIGYMAQETSIDPELTARENVRFACEAYGVPRSDRDDRIDELLELVDLADVADKRSDEFSGGMKKRLDAATALVHRPPLVFLDEPTTGLDPSARNRLWEYFRRINDRGTTIFLTTQYLEEADQLCDRLSVIADGEIVAEGSPAELKREVGGEILDVNVAGDADARRRAAEVAREGDVFDDAAVEVTDDGITVTSPVARQRGTDLLVALRDAEVSVSGFNVRAPTLDDVFLAITGERAEAEDDAAAAEVGR, encoded by the coding sequence ATGGGCGGGAGCGGCGGGTCGCTGGCGATCGACGTGGACGGGTTGCAACTGACGTACGGCGACGGGACGGAGGCCGTCCGCGACGTGTCGATTGCCGTCCCGGAGGGCGAGTTCTTCGGCTTCCTCGGGCCGAACGGCGCGGGGAAGACGACGACGATCAAGGTGCTCGCGACGCTGCTCCGGCCGACCGGCGGCGACGTGCACGTCAACGGGTTCGACGTCGAGCGCGACGCCCGGGCGGTCCGGGAGTCGATCGGCTACATGGCCCAGGAGACGAGCATCGACCCGGAGCTCACCGCCCGGGAGAACGTCCGGTTCGCCTGCGAGGCGTACGGCGTCCCCCGGAGCGACCGGGACGACCGGATCGACGAACTGCTCGAACTGGTCGACCTCGCGGACGTGGCCGACAAGCGCTCCGACGAGTTCTCCGGCGGGATGAAAAAGCGCCTCGACGCCGCGACCGCGCTGGTCCACCGCCCGCCGCTCGTCTTCCTCGACGAGCCGACGACCGGGCTGGACCCCTCGGCGCGCAACCGCCTCTGGGAGTACTTCCGCCGGATCAACGACCGGGGGACGACCATCTTCCTGACGACGCAGTACCTGGAGGAGGCCGACCAGCTCTGCGACCGCCTCTCGGTGATCGCCGACGGCGAGATTGTCGCCGAGGGGTCGCCGGCCGAACTCAAGCGGGAGGTCGGCGGCGAGATCCTCGACGTGAACGTCGCGGGCGACGCGGACGCCCGCCGGCGGGCCGCCGAGGTCGCACGCGAGGGCGACGTGTTCGACGACGCCGCGGTCGAGGTGACGGACGACGGCATCACCGTCACCTCGCCCGTGGCGCGCCAGCGCGGGACGGACCTGCTGGTCGCCCTGCGGGACGCCGAGGTGTCGGTGTCGGGGTTCAACGTCCGTGCGCCGACGCTCGACGACGTGTTCCTCGCGATCACCGGCGAGCGGGCCGAGGCCGAGGACGACGCGGCGGCCGCGGAGGTGGGCCGATGA
- a CDS encoding shikimate kinase, with protein sequence MDGRAEAPAAGTVLNALASGRGAAFAIDEHTTAEVRLDGDADDVRGEIAGAPDADTDLIERCVELVTAEFGDGEGGTVRTESDVPMASGLKSSSAAANATVLATLDALGVEDVDREAACRIGVTAAREAGVTVTGAFDDASASMLGGVTVTDNRTDDLLARETVDWDVLVWTPPERAFSADADVDRCRRIAPVADLVAELALDGRYGEAMTVNGFAFCAALDAPTDPLLEALPDVTGVSLSGTGPSFTAVGERETLEELREQWETRPGTTRLTTTETSGGRTR encoded by the coding sequence ATGGACGGTCGGGCCGAGGCCCCGGCGGCCGGGACGGTGTTGAACGCGCTCGCCAGCGGCAGAGGCGCGGCCTTCGCCATCGACGAGCACACGACCGCAGAGGTGCGTCTGGACGGCGACGCCGACGACGTGCGCGGCGAGATAGCCGGCGCGCCGGACGCCGACACCGACCTGATCGAGCGCTGCGTCGAACTGGTGACCGCCGAGTTCGGCGACGGCGAGGGCGGCACGGTCCGGACCGAGAGCGACGTGCCGATGGCTTCCGGACTGAAAAGCTCCAGCGCCGCCGCCAACGCGACGGTGCTGGCGACGCTCGACGCCCTCGGCGTCGAGGACGTGGACCGCGAGGCCGCCTGCCGGATCGGCGTGACTGCGGCCCGCGAGGCCGGCGTCACCGTCACCGGCGCGTTCGACGACGCCAGCGCGAGCATGCTCGGCGGCGTCACCGTCACCGACAACCGGACCGACGACCTGCTCGCCCGTGAGACGGTCGACTGGGACGTGCTCGTGTGGACGCCGCCCGAGCGGGCCTTCTCGGCGGACGCGGACGTGGACCGGTGCCGCCGGATCGCGCCGGTCGCGGACCTCGTCGCGGAACTGGCGCTCGACGGCCGGTACGGCGAGGCGATGACGGTCAACGGCTTCGCGTTCTGCGCGGCGCTCGACGCCCCGACCGATCCGCTGCTGGAGGCGTTGCCCGACGTGACCGGCGTCTCGCTGTCGGGCACCGGGCCGAGCTTTACGGCGGTCGGGGAGCGCGAAACACTGGAGGAACTACGAGAACAATGGGAGACACGACCGGGAACGACACGGCTGACGACGACGGAGACCAGCGGCGGCCGGACGAGATGA
- a CDS encoding class I SAM-dependent methyltransferase — translation MEAPCVRVAREDGEETRRILADADLVAEDLEIEFEDGSLYLPVTDAAAVPDEYEVVVRDVPERETQTTPADLLDDEPSYGRLGDIVVLDEDDPERARTVADAVVESDLPVGTVVNRASKVRGELRVRDWDVLAGDSTETVHREYGCEYAVDIAEMYFSPRLATERHRVAEQVQSGERFFDMFAGVGPFVIPAAKRGATAVGVDLNERAVAYLRENAERNGVADRVTAVAGDVRDTAADYADWADRIVMNLPHSADEFLDTAVSLAGNDCVLHYYDIQHEDDPFGPGEAAIREAAGDEYDVTVETRHTVRSYAPHELNVCLDVRLTREGG, via the coding sequence ATGGAAGCTCCGTGCGTACGGGTCGCCCGAGAGGACGGCGAGGAGACCCGCCGCATCCTTGCCGACGCCGACCTCGTCGCCGAGGACCTGGAGATCGAGTTCGAGGACGGCTCCCTCTATCTCCCCGTCACCGACGCGGCGGCGGTCCCCGACGAGTACGAGGTGGTGGTCCGCGACGTCCCGGAACGTGAGACCCAGACGACGCCCGCCGACCTGCTCGACGACGAGCCGAGCTACGGCCGGCTGGGCGACATCGTGGTTCTGGACGAGGACGACCCCGAGCGCGCCCGGACGGTCGCCGATGCAGTCGTCGAGTCGGACCTGCCCGTCGGGACCGTCGTCAATCGCGCCTCGAAGGTTCGGGGCGAGCTGCGGGTCCGCGACTGGGACGTGCTAGCCGGCGACTCCACGGAGACAGTCCACCGCGAATACGGCTGCGAGTACGCCGTCGACATCGCGGAGATGTACTTCTCGCCGCGGCTCGCCACCGAACGCCACCGCGTCGCCGAGCAGGTCCAGTCCGGCGAGCGCTTCTTCGACATGTTCGCCGGCGTCGGCCCGTTCGTGATCCCGGCCGCGAAACGGGGCGCGACGGCCGTCGGCGTGGACCTGAACGAGCGCGCGGTCGCGTACCTCCGCGAGAACGCCGAGCGCAACGGCGTCGCCGACCGCGTGACGGCGGTGGCCGGCGACGTGCGCGACACGGCGGCCGACTACGCGGACTGGGCCGACCGGATCGTGATGAACCTGCCCCACAGTGCCGACGAGTTCCTCGACACGGCGGTGTCGCTCGCCGGCAACGACTGCGTCCTCCACTACTACGACATCCAGCATGAGGACGACCCGTTCGGCCCCGGCGAGGCGGCGATCCGTGAGGCGGCAGGGGACGAGTACGACGTGACCGTCGAGACGCGACACACGGTGCGTTCGTACGCCCCCCACGAACTGAACGTCTGTCTCGACGTGCGACTGACTCGCGAGGGCGGGTGA
- a CDS encoding carbonic anhydrase: MNRTIVDLLRRNADHAAAFHDRFDDVQDAQHPDAVTVCCSDSRVLQDSMWGNDDPGHVFTVGNIGNRVVQRTADGEAVSGDVLYPIAHTGTETAIVVGHTGCGAVTATYDAITGDIGDEPAGIEHCVDLLKPRLEPGVEALPDDIERTAAINRLVEYNVDRQVEFLRESDDVPDDVSVIGVVYDFQDVYSGQRGEVHVINVDGETDVEQLRDADPEIASRVERLEEF; this comes from the coding sequence ATGAACCGGACGATCGTCGACCTGCTGCGCCGCAACGCCGACCACGCCGCCGCGTTCCACGACCGTTTCGACGACGTACAGGACGCCCAGCATCCCGACGCCGTCACCGTCTGCTGTTCCGACTCCCGCGTCCTGCAGGACAGCATGTGGGGCAACGACGACCCCGGCCACGTGTTCACGGTCGGCAACATCGGGAACCGGGTCGTCCAGCGGACCGCGGACGGCGAGGCGGTGTCCGGCGACGTGCTGTACCCGATCGCCCACACCGGGACGGAGACCGCCATCGTGGTGGGCCACACCGGTTGCGGGGCCGTGACGGCGACCTACGACGCGATCACCGGCGACATCGGCGACGAACCGGCGGGCATCGAGCACTGCGTCGACCTGCTGAAACCCCGCCTCGAACCGGGCGTCGAGGCGCTCCCCGACGACATCGAGCGCACGGCGGCGATCAACCGCCTCGTCGAGTACAACGTCGACCGGCAGGTCGAGTTCCTGCGGGAGAGCGACGACGTACCGGACGACGTGTCGGTCATCGGCGTCGTGTACGACTTTCAGGACGTGTACTCCGGCCAGCGCGGCGAGGTCCACGTGATCAACGTCGACGGCGAAACGGACGTCGAGCAGCTGCGGGACGCCGACCCCGAGATCGCGTCGCGCGTGGAACGGCTTGAAGAGTTCTGA
- a CDS encoding chorismate mutase: MGDTTGNDTADDDGDQRRPDEMSLDELREEIESIDRELVELIARRTYVADTVAEVKAQEGLPTTDEKQEEAVMERAGENAEQFGVDANLVKAIFRLLIELNKVEQRESR, from the coding sequence ATGGGAGACACGACCGGGAACGACACGGCTGACGACGACGGAGACCAGCGGCGGCCGGACGAGATGAGTCTGGACGAACTCCGCGAGGAGATAGAGAGCATCGACCGCGAACTCGTCGAACTCATCGCGCGACGCACCTACGTCGCCGACACCGTCGCCGAGGTCAAGGCACAGGAGGGCCTGCCGACGACCGACGAGAAACAGGAGGAGGCGGTGATGGAGCGGGCGGGCGAGAACGCCGAGCAGTTCGGCGTCGACGCCAACCTCGTGAAGGCGATCTTCCGGCTGCTGATCGAGTTGAACAAGGTCGAGCAGCGGGAGAGTCGGTAG
- a CDS encoding PIN domain-containing protein: protein MTVYVETDFLLALAKDTDWLQGSAEDALTKYDVETSPFSYLELLLARERYEFDYVPLVANLLELVPVRDEEEKQVVLKAVNYYDEGMTPFDAFHAATAETRGAEVLSSETDYDDIEVERVPLEPTDDE, encoded by the coding sequence ATGACCGTGTACGTCGAGACGGATTTCCTGCTCGCACTCGCCAAAGATACCGATTGGCTACAGGGCTCCGCAGAGGACGCCCTCACCAAGTACGATGTCGAGACGTCACCGTTCTCGTATCTCGAACTCCTCCTCGCACGGGAACGCTACGAGTTCGACTACGTGCCGCTTGTGGCGAACCTGCTCGAACTCGTCCCCGTACGGGACGAGGAGGAGAAACAGGTAGTGCTGAAAGCCGTCAACTACTACGACGAGGGAATGACGCCGTTCGACGCGTTCCACGCGGCGACTGCGGAAACCCGAGGGGCGGAGGTACTCTCCTCGGAGACGGACTACGACGATATCGAGGTCGAACGAGTTCCTCTCGAACCGACCGACGACGAGTGA
- a CDS encoding DUF7508 domain-containing protein, which yields MPLGKQWRPLSRETVGRAPERYGMYELGEDGDVVEVGHGVLRDELKTALTYGDGSQVRWEETNTAERAAELAEQHRDRR from the coding sequence ATGCCGCTGGGCAAGCAGTGGCGGCCGCTCTCCCGGGAGACGGTCGGGCGAGCGCCCGAGCGCTACGGCATGTACGAACTCGGCGAGGACGGCGACGTGGTCGAGGTCGGGCACGGCGTCCTGCGCGACGAACTGAAGACGGCGCTAACGTACGGCGACGGGTCACAGGTACGGTGGGAGGAAACGAACACTGCGGAGCGGGCGGCGGAACTCGCGGAGCAACACCGGGACCGCCGCTGA
- a CDS encoding protein sorting system archaetidylserine decarboxylase, with protein sequence MNLAPGGWRYAVPPALAAAPALVFSVGLSAALVALAVGVVAFFRDPDRTPPPTGILSPADGKVSVIREEDNRLRVGVFMNVWNVHVNRAPAGGTVESVEHRPGAHRPAFSKDSDRNERVWIDFGDHEVSLIAGAFARRIHPYVDAGDAVSRGDRIGHIAFGSRADVVLPPDVDREDLAVETGEKVTAGESVIARTGDGTADLDGTTVLGAENDGGVDPAAGDAPAEEGDPA encoded by the coding sequence ATGAACCTCGCGCCCGGCGGCTGGCGCTACGCGGTGCCCCCGGCGCTCGCCGCCGCCCCCGCCCTCGTCTTCTCGGTCGGCCTGAGCGCCGCGCTGGTGGCGCTGGCCGTCGGCGTCGTCGCCTTCTTCCGTGACCCCGACCGGACGCCGCCGCCGACCGGGATCCTCTCGCCCGCCGACGGCAAAGTGTCGGTGATCCGTGAGGAGGACAACCGCCTCCGCGTCGGCGTGTTCATGAACGTCTGGAACGTCCACGTCAATCGCGCGCCGGCCGGCGGCACCGTCGAGTCGGTCGAACACCGCCCCGGGGCACACCGCCCCGCGTTCTCGAAGGACTCCGACCGGAACGAGCGGGTGTGGATCGACTTCGGCGACCACGAGGTGAGCCTCATCGCCGGCGCGTTCGCGCGGCGGATCCACCCCTACGTCGACGCGGGGGACGCCGTCTCCCGGGGCGACCGAATCGGCCACATCGCGTTCGGGAGCCGGGCCGACGTGGTCCTGCCGCCGGACGTGGACCGCGAGGACCTTGCCGTCGAAACGGGCGAGAAGGTGACCGCCGGCGAGAGCGTCATCGCCCGGACCGGGGACGGGACCGCCGACCTCGACGGGACGACCGTGCTAGGAGCCGAGAACGATGGCGGCGTCGACCCGGCCGCCGGCGACGCCCCCGCCGAGGAGGGTGATCCGGCATGA
- a CDS encoding DUF5796 family protein has product MSARNNVSPSTLSVRLEEEGVYVEYVDGREVLYHGIPEKVEGSVRTPPGKHVQVLVTDPSETEGVMMYVNDRNTHDDILETTGVGRIFVEDETELFPGVTAWVDGHAVVVEADPEVARGRVFVFAEDEMSERSYEVV; this is encoded by the coding sequence ATGAGCGCCCGCAACAACGTCTCGCCGTCGACGCTCTCCGTCCGTCTGGAGGAGGAGGGCGTGTACGTCGAGTACGTCGACGGCCGCGAGGTCCTGTACCACGGCATCCCGGAGAAGGTCGAGGGGTCGGTACGCACGCCGCCCGGCAAACACGTGCAGGTGCTCGTCACCGACCCCTCCGAGACGGAGGGCGTCATGATGTACGTCAACGACCGCAACACGCACGACGACATCCTCGAAACGACCGGCGTCGGGCGGATCTTCGTCGAGGACGAGACCGAACTGTTCCCTGGCGTCACCGCGTGGGTGGACGGCCACGCGGTCGTCGTCGAGGCCGACCCCGAGGTCGCCCGCGGCCGGGTGTTCGTCTTCGCGGAGGACGAGATGAGCGAGCGGTCCTACGAGGTCGTCTGA